A genomic stretch from Petrimonas mucosa includes:
- a CDS encoding IS4 family transposase, which produces MNKGKFVYAQIVEFLPQRVFDTIVLKYDGNRYVKHFTCWNQLLVMVFGQLTNRDSLRDLIVAIEAHSRKSYHLGFGKSVTRSNLSKANENRDYRIFEEFAYYLIGVARQKLENNDFEIKGKVYAFDSTTVDLCLSVFWWAKFRKNKGGVKIHTLLDITTQIPVFVHITTASVNDMNAMDIIPYEVGAYYIFDRGYVDYTRLYRITKLESSFVVRAKKNLKFEVKSHNPVDETTGVMTDQTGFLKGFYTSKDYPESLRRVAFYDRDKNTTLIFLTNNFELTADQVAMLYKNRWQIELFFKWIKQHLKIKSFWGTSRNAVRIQIYSAIIAYCLVAIVGHDLQIKRTTYEILQILGISLLDRTPVNELFTNIDINDVKDRNDNQLTLNLF; this is translated from the coding sequence ATGAACAAAGGCAAATTCGTGTATGCTCAGATTGTAGAATTCTTACCTCAGCGAGTTTTTGACACCATTGTCTTAAAGTATGATGGTAACAGATATGTAAAACATTTTACATGTTGGAATCAACTTCTTGTAATGGTGTTCGGGCAACTTACCAACCGTGACAGTTTACGTGATTTGATTGTGGCAATTGAAGCCCACAGCAGAAAAAGTTACCATCTCGGTTTTGGAAAAAGTGTTACCCGTAGTAATCTTTCAAAAGCAAATGAAAATCGCGATTATAGGATCTTTGAAGAATTTGCTTATTATCTCATCGGAGTTGCCAGACAAAAGCTGGAAAACAATGATTTTGAGATAAAAGGTAAAGTCTATGCTTTCGATTCCACAACCGTCGATTTATGCTTGTCAGTATTCTGGTGGGCTAAGTTTCGCAAGAATAAGGGTGGAGTAAAAATCCACACTCTTCTGGATATAACCACACAAATACCGGTTTTTGTGCATATTACAACTGCTTCGGTTAATGACATGAATGCAATGGATATAATTCCATATGAGGTGGGTGCCTATTATATCTTCGACAGAGGATATGTTGATTACACCCGTCTTTATAGGATTACAAAACTGGAATCTTCATTTGTAGTCAGAGCCAAAAAGAACCTGAAGTTTGAAGTTAAGTCTCATAATCCGGTAGATGAAACTACAGGTGTCATGACCGATCAGACAGGTTTCTTGAAAGGATTCTACACATCTAAAGATTATCCTGAAAGCCTCAGGAGAGTTGCATTTTATGACAGGGATAAGAACACGACGCTCATATTCCTTACAAATAATTTTGAACTCACAGCCGATCAGGTTGCAATGCTTTATAAGAACCGTTGGCAAATAGAACTGTTCTTCAAATGGATCAAACAGCATCTAAAGATTAAATCTTTTTGGGGAACTTCCCGGAATGCGGTTAGAATCCAAATATACAGCGCAATTATCGCATATTGTTTGGTTGCGATTGTAGGACACGATTTACAAATCAAGCGAACAACTTACGAGATTTTGCAAATTTTAGGAATCTCTCTTTTAGATAGAACTCCTGTAAATGAACTATTTACCAATATAGATATCAATGATGTCAAAGATCGAAATGATAATCAACTGACGCTCAATTTATTTTAA
- a CDS encoding DUF5063 domain-containing protein produces the protein MTKKESDNIVYSSTVIDFVTVAVEFCAFLENNGIVSRKEWIDRMLKLLPLIYIKAALLPQTVEINDESPETFVKEEDYARVSAAVSTIMGEEDVYLDVFIEEMKYSDRPVSAFVSEDIADIYQDVRNFVSVYQYGLTDQMNDALFICKQNFENYWGQKLINVLRPLHSLYYNDQDEQLTDDLSEEEELWD, from the coding sequence ATGACAAAAAAAGAGTCCGACAATATTGTTTATTCATCAACCGTAATCGACTTTGTGACGGTCGCCGTTGAGTTCTGCGCCTTTCTGGAGAATAACGGGATCGTTTCCAGAAAGGAGTGGATCGACAGGATGCTTAAACTGCTGCCGCTGATCTATATCAAGGCGGCACTACTGCCTCAGACAGTTGAAATAAATGATGAATCCCCAGAGACATTTGTAAAGGAGGAGGATTACGCCCGGGTATCGGCTGCAGTCTCCACCATCATGGGCGAAGAGGATGTCTACCTGGATGTCTTTATCGAAGAGATGAAATACAGCGATCGACCTGTTTCGGCATTCGTTTCTGAAGACATTGCAGACATCTACCAGGATGTCAGGAACTTTGTTTCGGTCTACCAGTATGGCCTGACCGACCAGATGAACGATGCACTTTTCATCTGCAAACAGAATTTCGAGAACTACTGGGGCCAGAAACTGATCAATGTATTGAGGCCGCTCCATTCGTTATACTATAACGACCAAGATGAGCAGTTGACGGATGATTTAAGTGAGGAGGAGGAGTTGTGGGACTAA
- a CDS encoding 3'-5' exonuclease produces the protein MGLTISKEVIAELPVEVFTGKIVVVDHKEEVGKAVAALIEHSSLGFDTETKPAFQRGHFHKVALMQLSTTDECYLFRLNKIGYPDELDEIICNPAIRKIGLSLRDDFAAIRKRSDKKPVNFIDLQSFVDDYGIDDNGLQRIYAILFGKKISKSQRLSNWEASSLTEAQKNYAAIDAWACLRIYNHLISNGNK, from the coding sequence GTGGGACTAACCATTTCAAAAGAGGTAATAGCAGAACTTCCGGTAGAGGTTTTCACAGGGAAAATAGTTGTAGTAGATCATAAGGAGGAGGTGGGCAAGGCTGTTGCCGCCTTAATAGAGCACTCCAGTCTGGGTTTCGATACCGAAACCAAACCTGCATTCCAACGGGGCCATTTCCACAAGGTAGCACTCATGCAACTCTCCACAACAGATGAGTGTTACCTCTTCAGGTTAAACAAGATCGGATATCCAGACGAACTGGATGAGATCATCTGCAATCCCGCGATCAGGAAGATTGGGCTCTCGCTTCGCGATGACTTTGCCGCCATCCGGAAACGGTCGGACAAAAAACCGGTCAACTTCATCGACCTTCAATCATTTGTCGATGATTACGGGATCGATGACAACGGATTACAAAGGATCTACGCGATCCTCTTCGGGAAAAAAATATCCAAAAGCCAACGGCTCTCCAACTGGGAAGCCAGCTCACTGACCGAAGCCCAAAAAAATTATGCAGCCATCGATGCCTGGGCTTGCCTGCGCATCTACAATCACCTGATCAGCAATGGAAACAAATAA
- a CDS encoding class I SAM-dependent rRNA methyltransferase translates to METNKSYRITLRPKKEESLKRFHPWVFSGAIANREPGLQEGNVVRVFSANGEFLGTGHYQEGSISVRILSFSDEPIDVDFYSRRIASAYRLRRIIGLLHAANNSYRLIHGEGDNLPGLIVDIYGKTAVVQAHSSGMDADKEMIVEALLEVLGKENLENVFYKSEGTLPARSAIETGDRYLLGGEHVDAVALENGLKFNIDWLRGQKTGFFIDQRENRSLLEKYAAGRDLLNMFCYTGGFSVYAMRGGARSVHSVDSSSKAVMLTDENIRLNFGEDPRHTSYAEDAFKFLKCASTDAYDLIVLDPPAFAKHRGAINNALQGYKRLNLAALEKIRRGGLLFTFSCSQAISKEQFRLAVFSAAAISGRKVSILHQLTQPADHPINIYHPEGEYLKGLVLHVE, encoded by the coding sequence ATGGAAACAAATAAGAGTTATCGGATTACCCTTCGCCCCAAAAAAGAAGAATCGCTCAAGCGTTTTCACCCTTGGGTATTTTCGGGCGCAATCGCAAACAGAGAGCCTGGATTACAGGAAGGTAACGTTGTCAGGGTCTTCTCGGCCAATGGAGAGTTCCTTGGCACCGGTCACTATCAGGAGGGTAGCATTTCTGTCCGGATCCTGTCGTTCAGCGACGAACCGATAGATGTGGATTTCTACTCCCGCCGCATTGCCTCGGCATACCGGCTACGCCGGATAATCGGATTATTGCATGCCGCAAACAACAGTTACCGGTTGATCCATGGTGAAGGAGACAACCTGCCGGGACTGATTGTGGACATCTATGGCAAAACAGCCGTCGTTCAGGCTCACTCCTCCGGAATGGATGCCGACAAGGAGATGATTGTGGAGGCACTGCTGGAGGTCCTGGGTAAAGAGAACCTCGAGAACGTATTCTACAAATCTGAAGGTACCCTTCCGGCAAGATCGGCCATTGAGACTGGCGATCGCTATCTGCTGGGGGGTGAACATGTTGATGCTGTCGCGCTGGAAAATGGATTAAAATTCAATATCGACTGGCTTCGCGGTCAGAAGACAGGATTCTTTATCGATCAACGTGAAAACCGCAGCCTGCTCGAAAAATATGCAGCAGGGAGAGACCTGCTAAATATGTTCTGCTACACCGGTGGGTTCTCGGTCTACGCCATGCGTGGTGGCGCCCGGTCGGTCCATTCCGTAGACAGCTCATCCAAGGCTGTGATGTTAACCGACGAGAATATCCGCCTCAACTTCGGAGAAGATCCTCGCCACACCTCTTATGCCGAAGATGCCTTTAAATTTCTGAAATGCGCCTCCACAGACGCTTACGACCTGATCGTACTTGATCCGCCTGCATTTGCCAAACACCGAGGAGCGATCAACAATGCTCTGCAGGGGTATAAGCGTCTCAATCTGGCTGCACTCGAAAAGATCAGACGGGGAGGTCTCCTCTTCACCTTCTCCTGCTCACAGGCCATCTCCAAGGAGCAGTTCAGACTGGCCGTATTCAGTGCTGCGGCCATCTCGGGCAGGAAGGTCAGCATCCTGCATCAACTTACACAACCGGCCGACCACCCCATCAACATCTACCACCCGGAGGGAGAGTACCTGAAGGGGTTGGTATTGCATGTGGAATAA
- a CDS encoding GSCFA domain-containing protein, translated as MDFRTPVIIPESTFRIDHSTRIMMLGSCFTENICSKLSECKFRVTGNPFGIVYNPSSVAAVVNRILSSRGFSETDLVFHNGLYHSFLHHGKFSHPDKARCLDNITKAFAGAVAAIGQTDLFIVTFGTAYLYRLRSTGEVVANCHKFPADSFIRERLSVEEIVKEWDGIINRISALNPDTRIIFTVSPIRHWKDGAHGNQISKAILHLSIDRLQERHPERVSYFPAYEILLDELRDYRFFSDDMMHPSPMAINYIWERFSDTFFREDTRKIIAEWEQLNRSLKHAPLHGQTDTLRQFQTQTLQRLILFRQKYPTVDCSREIEELKEKIKQ; from the coding sequence ATGGATTTCAGGACACCGGTAATAATTCCGGAATCTACTTTCAGGATAGATCATTCCACAAGGATAATGATGCTAGGCTCTTGTTTCACTGAAAACATCTGCAGCAAACTGTCGGAATGCAAGTTCAGGGTAACAGGAAACCCTTTTGGAATAGTATACAATCCCTCCTCGGTTGCAGCCGTCGTAAACCGGATACTTTCCAGCAGGGGGTTCAGTGAAACCGATCTCGTTTTCCACAATGGGCTGTACCATAGTTTTCTGCACCACGGCAAGTTTTCTCACCCAGATAAGGCAAGGTGCCTCGATAATATCACCAAGGCATTTGCCGGGGCAGTGGCAGCCATCGGGCAGACAGATCTCTTTATTGTCACTTTCGGGACAGCCTACCTCTATAGACTGAGATCAACCGGCGAGGTGGTAGCCAACTGCCATAAGTTCCCTGCCGACAGCTTTATTCGGGAAAGATTGTCCGTTGAGGAGATTGTGAAGGAGTGGGACGGGATCATCAACCGCATTTCCGCCCTGAACCCCGATACCAGAATCATCTTTACCGTCTCCCCCATCCGTCACTGGAAGGATGGCGCACACGGGAATCAGATCAGCAAGGCGATCCTGCACCTGTCGATCGACAGGCTGCAAGAGAGACATCCCGAGAGGGTATCCTATTTCCCGGCCTACGAGATCTTGCTGGATGAACTGCGAGACTACCGCTTCTTCTCAGATGACATGATGCACCCGTCACCCATGGCCATCAACTACATCTGGGAGCGCTTCAGCGATACATTTTTCCGGGAGGATACCCGGAAGATCATTGCAGAGTGGGAACAGCTGAACCGTTCACTTAAACATGCACCCTTACACGGACAAACCGACACGTTACGTCAGTTTCAAACGCAGACGTTACAACGATTGATACTTTTCAGGCAAAAATATCCCACTGTGGATTGCAGCCGTGAAATTGAAGAATTAAAAGAAAAAATCAAACAATGA
- a CDS encoding bifunctional UDP-N-acetylmuramoyl-tripeptide:D-alanyl-D-alanine ligase/alanine racemase, protein MKYSIQKIASILGIKNQYLLEGEITQLLTDSRKLNYPQETLFFAIETRQNDAHKFIADLYGSGVRNFVVTKILPEWKSFTDANFLKVGNTLHALQRVAAYHRKQFDIPVIGITGSNGKTVVKEWLYQLLEEDYNIVRSPRSYNSQTGVPLSVWELNQNATLAIFEAGISQPDEMKYLEQVIRPTIGVFTKLGEAHQENFSSQQQKCMEKLELFTNSNVVIFEEDNKIINQSADMMVLLQKAFCWSRKYPDAPLYIRKTEKNGERTTIHYSFLNFDYSVTIPFTDDASVENAISCLAVMLYLNVKPEKISERMMKLEPVAMRLDVRQGKNNCIIINDTYNSDINSIKIALDFQQQRKLERTMKKTLIISDILQTGLLPKSLYKYVAELVQHGRIEKLIGIGHDICENSEVFTVGEKFFFRSTEDFIRSEIWKSFENELILLKGSRKYHFEQINELLEQRVHETVLEVDLDALVHNFNFYKSRISPNTKLICMVKANGYGAGAVEIAKTLQYHRCPYFAVAVAEEGIELRKEGISTPIIVLNPEVNGFEELFSKDLEPEVYNFRILDAFIREAERRGITNYPIHVKIDTGMHRLGFLPAQIPELIGRLKSQKGLKVKSLFSHLAASESWMFDSFTQEQIATLEAAHREICSQLGYPVWKHILNSAGIERFIDAQWDMVRLGIGLYGVSASGLSGLRNVVTLKTTILQIQEIPNHETVGYGRKETLNRDTRIATIRIGYADGLDRKCGNRNGKVWINGKYAPIVGNVCMDLCMIDITGIDAKEGDTVVVFGENLPVLEVAESINTIPYEILTSISPRVKRVYVKE, encoded by the coding sequence ATGAAGTACTCAATCCAAAAAATAGCCTCGATACTGGGCATAAAGAACCAATATCTTTTAGAGGGCGAAATAACACAACTGCTTACAGACAGCCGGAAGTTGAATTATCCCCAGGAGACACTCTTCTTCGCCATCGAGACAAGGCAGAACGATGCACACAAGTTTATTGCCGACCTTTATGGCTCTGGCGTCAGGAATTTCGTAGTGACCAAAATTCTACCGGAGTGGAAATCTTTCACCGATGCCAATTTTCTCAAAGTTGGCAACACACTCCACGCCCTGCAGAGAGTGGCCGCATATCACCGTAAACAGTTCGATATTCCGGTGATAGGGATTACCGGAAGCAATGGGAAAACGGTTGTCAAGGAGTGGCTCTATCAGCTTCTGGAGGAGGATTACAATATTGTCCGCTCACCTCGTAGCTACAACTCCCAAACCGGCGTTCCGCTGTCGGTCTGGGAACTGAATCAGAATGCCACCCTGGCCATATTCGAAGCCGGCATCTCCCAACCCGACGAAATGAAATATCTCGAACAGGTTATCCGACCCACAATCGGTGTATTTACAAAGTTGGGCGAAGCTCACCAGGAGAACTTTTCGTCTCAACAGCAGAAATGTATGGAAAAGCTGGAGCTTTTCACCAATAGCAACGTGGTCATCTTTGAGGAGGACAACAAGATCATCAACCAATCGGCCGACATGATGGTCTTGTTGCAAAAAGCATTCTGCTGGTCGCGGAAATATCCAGATGCCCCACTCTACATCCGTAAGACGGAGAAGAACGGTGAGAGGACTACCATCCATTACTCCTTTCTCAATTTCGACTACTCGGTCACGATCCCATTTACCGACGACGCCTCTGTTGAGAATGCCATCAGCTGCCTCGCGGTAATGCTCTACCTGAACGTCAAGCCGGAGAAGATTTCAGAACGGATGATGAAACTGGAGCCGGTAGCCATGCGTCTCGATGTCCGTCAGGGAAAGAACAACTGTATCATCATCAACGACACCTACAACTCCGACATCAACTCCATAAAGATTGCGCTCGATTTCCAGCAGCAGCGGAAACTGGAAAGAACAATGAAGAAGACATTGATCATTTCAGACATACTTCAGACAGGGCTGTTGCCGAAATCACTCTATAAATATGTGGCCGAACTGGTACAGCACGGCCGTATCGAGAAACTGATCGGGATCGGTCATGATATTTGCGAGAACAGTGAGGTATTTACTGTCGGGGAGAAATTCTTCTTTCGGTCGACCGAAGATTTCATCCGTTCCGAGATCTGGAAAAGTTTCGAAAACGAGCTGATACTGCTGAAAGGTTCACGCAAGTACCATTTCGAGCAGATAAACGAGCTCCTTGAACAACGTGTTCACGAAACCGTTCTGGAGGTCGATCTGGATGCACTTGTCCACAACTTCAACTTCTATAAATCGAGGATATCGCCCAACACGAAACTGATCTGCATGGTGAAAGCCAATGGTTATGGAGCAGGGGCTGTGGAGATAGCCAAAACGTTGCAGTATCACAGATGTCCCTATTTCGCGGTTGCAGTTGCCGAAGAGGGTATCGAGCTGCGCAAGGAGGGGATATCAACTCCGATAATCGTGCTGAACCCCGAAGTCAACGGATTCGAGGAGCTCTTCTCGAAAGACCTGGAACCGGAGGTATACAACTTCAGGATTCTCGACGCCTTTATCAGGGAGGCCGAAAGGCGTGGCATAACCAACTACCCCATCCACGTGAAGATCGATACCGGCATGCATCGGTTGGGGTTCCTCCCCGCGCAGATTCCTGAACTGATCGGACGGTTAAAATCCCAGAAGGGTTTGAAGGTGAAGTCTCTTTTCTCACACCTGGCTGCCAGTGAAAGCTGGATGTTCGACAGTTTCACACAGGAGCAGATCGCCACTCTCGAAGCCGCACACCGGGAGATCTGCAGTCAACTGGGCTATCCGGTCTGGAAACATATCCTCAATTCAGCCGGCATCGAGAGGTTTATCGACGCCCAGTGGGATATGGTAAGGCTGGGAATTGGGCTATACGGGGTAAGTGCAAGTGGCCTGAGCGGCTTAAGGAACGTTGTCACACTCAAAACCACCATCCTGCAGATCCAGGAGATTCCCAACCACGAAACTGTCGGCTACGGGAGGAAAGAGACCCTCAACCGCGACACCAGAATTGCCACGATACGCATCGGTTATGCCGACGGACTGGACAGGAAGTGCGGGAACAGAAACGGGAAAGTGTGGATCAACGGCAAATATGCCCCAATCGTGGGAAATGTATGTATGGATCTCTGCATGATCGACATTACCGGCATCGATGCCAAGGAAGGCGATACGGTGGTGGTCTTCGGTGAAAACCTGCCCGTATTGGAGGTTGCCGAAAGCATAAATACCATCCCTTACGAGATTCTCACTTCGATCTCTCCCCGTGTGAAACGTGTATATGTAAAAGAGTAA
- a CDS encoding DUF2721 domain-containing protein, translated as MEQLSLTTPSLLFSAISLLMLAYTNRFLSYAQLVRNLKEKLTEDKSAVALPQIANLRKRLTLIQSMQIFGIMSLLLCVVSMFFIYIRMYNAAGYIFGIAMILLIISLAICVREIQISMRSLNLHLHDMEEIEK; from the coding sequence ATGGAACAATTAAGTTTAACTACTCCATCGCTGTTGTTTTCAGCGATCTCATTGCTGATGCTGGCCTACACCAACCGCTTCTTGTCCTATGCACAGCTGGTCAGAAACCTGAAAGAGAAACTGACGGAGGACAAAAGCGCAGTGGCACTCCCTCAGATTGCCAATTTACGGAAAAGGCTGACCCTTATCCAGAGTATGCAGATTTTCGGCATAATGAGCCTGCTGCTTTGTGTGGTAAGCATGTTTTTTATCTATATAAGGATGTATAATGCGGCAGGCTACATTTTTGGGATTGCAATGATCCTGCTGATCATCTCACTGGCCATCTGCGTTCGGGAGATTCAGATATCGATGCGTTCGCTAAACCTGCATTTGCACGACATGGAAGAAATTGAAAAATGA
- a CDS encoding NifB/NifX family molybdenum-iron cluster-binding protein, giving the protein MKIAVPTKDNNQIDSHFGHCTFYTIYTVSEKNEITDKQILHSPAGCGCKSNIAFDLSDMDVKVMLAGGIGEGAINKLSSCNIQVIRNCQGDVDESVNAYLTGNLKDGGASCQSHAHGSHHDCNSNHKD; this is encoded by the coding sequence ATGAAAATAGCAGTACCCACAAAAGACAACAATCAAATCGATTCTCATTTCGGACATTGCACATTCTACACTATCTACACTGTGTCTGAAAAGAACGAAATAACGGATAAGCAAATACTCCACTCACCAGCCGGCTGTGGTTGTAAGTCGAATATTGCTTTTGATCTGTCTGATATGGATGTGAAGGTGATGCTTGCCGGTGGTATCGGAGAGGGAGCAATTAACAAGCTTTCATCCTGTAATATACAGGTTATACGGAATTGTCAGGGAGATGTGGATGAATCGGTGAACGCATACCTGACGGGTAACCTGAAAGATGGAGGAGCAAGCTGCCAGTCACACGCGCACGGGAGTCATCACGACTGCAACAGCAACCATAAGGACTAA